Sequence from the Panthera tigris isolate Pti1 chromosome D3, P.tigris_Pti1_mat1.1, whole genome shotgun sequence genome:
ttttcataaTTGTGATTTTAGCTGTGGCTTTGTCATCAATGGTCTATATTATAATGAGATACTTTCCTCCTATATCCACttgtttgagaattttttttaaatcatagatgGATGTTAAActtgtcaactgctttttctaaatctattgagataatcatatgatttttatccttcattttggtTAATGTGTGTTAAACTGATTGATTTGGTGGTATTTAACCATcattgcatccctggaataaatcccacttgttcatggtATGTgacctttaaatgtatttttggattcagtttgctaatgtttgttgaggatttttgcatctatagtcattagggatactggcctgtaattttattctttttgtggtgtttttgtctagttttggtatcagggtatgctgatctcataaaatgagtttgaaaaaaGCATTTATTCCTCTTCAACTTTTTTGAGTAAATTTAAGAAGGTTGGGAACTAACACTTGTTTAGATCCTTGGTTGAATGCAGCTGTGAGGCTGTCTGACCTAGACTTCTGTTGTGGGgaagttttttaattttccattttattacttttaatcatctattcagattttctagttctttatgattcagtcttggaaggtggtgtgtttctaggaatttatccatatcTTCTAGGTTttgaaaattagtgttttcagtagtctcatgatcctttgtatttttgtggtgtcgGTTGAAACTtttgcatttctgattttatttattttgtttcatctctGATTTaggtcctctccctttttctcttgatGATTCTTGtgagaggtttatcagttttatcttTCCAGGGAACGAGctatcaacttcttttttttttttatttagttttttatttttttaaatatacatccaaattagttagcatatagtgcaacagtgatttcaggagtagattccttagtgccccttacccatttagcccatcccccctcccacaacccctccagtaacactcagtttgttctccatatttatgagtctcttctgttttgtccccctcctggtttttatattatttttgttttccttcccttatgttcatctgttttgtctcttaaagttctcatatgagtgaagtcatatgatttttgtctttctctgactaatttcacttagcataataccctccagttccatccacgtagttgcaaatggcaagatttcattctttttgattgccgagtaatactccattgtgtgtgtgtgtgtgtgtgtgtgtgtgtgtgtgtgtgtgcgcgcgcgtgcacgcgcgcagagtggctgcaccagctttcattcccaccaacaatgcaaaagagatcctctttctctgcatcctctccaacatctgttgttgcctgagttaatattagctattctgataggtgtgaggtggtatctcattgtggttttgatttgtatctccctgattatgagtgattttgagcattttttcatgtgttggttggctatctggatgtcttctttggagaagtgtctattcatgtcttttgtctgtttcttcattggattatttgtttttttgggtgttgagtttgataacttctttatagattttggatactaaccctttatctgatatgtcatttgcaaatatcttcgcCCATtacgttggctgccttttagttttgctgattgtttccttcactgtgcagaaggtttttgttttgatgaggtcccagtagttcattttttccttttgtttcccttgcctctggagacgtgttgagtaagaagttgctgtggccaagatcaaagaggtttttgcctgctttctccttgaggattgtggtggcttcctgtcttatattgaggtctttcatccattttgaatttgtttttgtgtatggtgtaagaaagtggtccaggttcattcttctgcatgtcgctgtccagcaCCACtggctgaagacactgtcttaattccattggatattctttcctgctttgtcaaagattagttggccatatgtttgtgggtccatttctgggttctctattctgttccatggatctgagtgtctgttcttgtgccagtaccatactgtcttgatgattacagctttgtagtatagcttgaaatctgggactgtgatgcctcctgctgtagtatagcttgaaatctgacTCCTGTGATgcctcaagattgctttggctattcagggtcttttctggtcccatacaaattttaggattgtttgttctagctctgtgaagaatgctggtgttattttgatagggattgcattgaatgtgtagattgctttgggtagtattgacattttaaccatatttgttcttcctatccaggagcatggaatctttttccattttttttgtgtattattcaatttctttaataagctttctatagttttcagtgtatagatttttcacctctttggttagatttattcctaggtactttatggtttttggtgcaactgtaactgggatcgattccttgatttctctttctgtggcttcattgttggtgtatgggaatacaactgatttctgtgccttgattttatatcctgcaactttgctaaattcatgaatcatttctagcagttttttggtggaatcttttgggttttccatatagatggcttttatgaacttgaggtatgatccttctatccctactttcttgagggtttttatcaagaaaggatgctgtattttgtcaaattctttctctgaatatattgagaggatcatatggttcttgtcctttctattattgatgtgatgaatcatgttaattgttttgtggatattgaaccagccctgcatcccaggtataaatcccacttggttgtggtgaataatttttttaatgtattgttggatctggttggctgatatcttgttgaggatgtttgcatccgtgttcatcagggaaattggtctatagttctcctttttattggggtctttgtctggttttggaatctaGGTattgctggcttcacagaaagagtttgggagttttccttccatttctattttttgataaCACCTGGAAGagaacaggtgttaactcttccttaaatgtttggtagaattcccttggaaagccatctggccctggactcttgttttttgggatatttttgattactaatttgatttccttactggttatgggtctcttcaaattttctctttcttccagttagttttggtagtgtatatgtttctaggaatttttccatttcttccagattgcccattgtattggcatataattgcttataaaattctcttattattgtttttatttctgctgtgttggttgtgatctctcctctttcattcttgattttatttatttgggtcctttcctttttcttcttgatcaaactgactagtggtttatcagttttgttaattctttcaaagaaccagcttctggtttaattgttctactgtttttttggttttgatagcattactttctactctaatctttattatttcctgtcttatgctggttttgggttttatttgctgttctttttccagctctttaagacataaagttaggttgtgtatctgagatctttcttccttctttaggaaggcctgaattgctatagactttcctcttatgaccatctttgctgcatcccagaggttttgggttgtgatgttatcattttcattgacttccatatactttttaatttcctctttaacttcttggttagcccattcattatttagtaggatgttcttcagtcttcaagtatttacctttccaaattttttcttttggttgatttcaagtttcatagcatcttggtctgaaaatatgcacagtatgatctcgatctttttgtacttaggactatttgtgtcccagtatatggtctattctggagaacgttctatgtgtactggagaagaatgtatattcttctgctttaggatgaaatgtctgaatatatctgttaagtccatctgctccagtgtgtcattcaaagccattgtttccttgttgattttttgattagatgatgtgtctgttgctgtgagtggggtgctgaaatctcctactattatggtattactatcaatgagtttctttatgattaattgatttatatatttgggtgttttcacaattggcacataaatgtttacaactgttaggtcttcttggtggatagacccctggattatgatataatgctcttctgcatctcttgagacagtctttattttaaagtctagattgtctaatataagtatggctactctggctttcttttgttgaccgttagcatgatagatggttctccatccccttattttcaatctgaaggtgtctttaggtctaaagtgggtctcttgtaaacagcatatagatgggtgttgttttcttatccattctgttgccctatgtcttttgattggagcactgagtccattgacatttagagtgagtactgaaagatatgaatttattgccattatgatgcttgtagagttggagtttctggtagtgttctctggtcctttctaatctttgttgcttttggtatgtatgtatgtatgtatgtatatatgtatttgtatttttatcttttctcccctcagagagtcccccttaaaatttcttgtagggttggtttagtagtcacaaactcctttaatttttgtttgtctgtgaaactttttatctctccttgtattttgaatgacaaccttgctggataaggaattcttaactgcatatttttctgattcagcacattgaatatatcctgccactcctttctggcctgccaagtttatGTGGATAGGTCTGCGGCAAAcctaatctgtcttcccttgtaggttagggactttttttccccttgctgctttcatgattctctccatgcctgagtattttgtgaatctgactatgatatgcctcattgatggtcggtttttgttgaatctaatgggggtcctctgtgcttcctggatttcgatgtttgtgtcttccccaggttaggacagttttctgctatgatttgctcacataaactttctacccctatttctctctcttcctcctctgggacccctatgattctaatgttgttcctttttaatgaatcactgatttctctaattcttaaatcgtgctcttttgccttaatctccctcttttttttcctgcttcattattctctataagtttgttctctatatcgctgattctctgttctgcctcatccatccttgctgccgtggcatccacccatgattgcagctcagttatagcattttttatttcattctgactagattttacttcttttatctctgcataaagggattctaatctatttttgactccaacTGTTATTATCATGGttgtaaattctggttcagacatcttgcttgtatctgtgttggttaaatccctggatgtcgtttcttcatgctctttcttttggggtgaattccttcattttgtcatttttaagggagaaaaggaattaatgaggtagaaaaattaaaatttaaaaatattaaaattaaaaaattaaacacacacacacaaattgaataaatggtgctagatcctaggtgtgttttggtctgggtgttgaaaatggtttgacagattagagaaaaaaaatgggaaaaaaaggaaatcatttgagaatttgaaaaaaatgaatacactgaagtagactaaaatgagatgatgggagtaaaatagaatttgaaaaaatttacacaaaagtaaagagtatagtagaaaaaaattaaagaaaaaaatatttttttctagaaccAATTATCCCTTTTATTCCCCACCAGGACAAACCCATATGTAGGCAGTTTTCTTTGCTTAGACATGGAAGCAGTTTTAACACTGGCCCTTGTGAAGCCACAATGTACCAAAAGTACTATGCCAAATGTTTATACTAGTATAAAAACTCCACATCCCCATATTGGCCACCTCAAGATGAAAACAGATAACTCCCTAAATGTTAACTTGCTCTACTCCCctaatattaaacataaaaaccACATGGGAAATATAGAAATTCAAATAGAAGTAACATAAACCTGTCATAAATCGTAAACAAAATACTATTTGTGGGACAGCATGGATGACAAATGGTCTACtgtgtaaattttagaataaggcAGACAAAAGTTGGAAGGCTGGTTAATTTTCCCCTCCTTCTGCTTCAGCTTCATCTCCTTGGGTATCCGATGTCCACAATGTCAAGTTGTCTCTCAGTAATTGCATTACTAGCGTGCTGTCTTTGTAGGACTCTTCACTTAATGTATCGAGTTCAGCAATGGCTTCATCAAAAGCTGTCTTTGCAAGAGAGCAGGCTTTCTCCGGGGAGTTCAGAATCTCATAATagaacacagagaagttaagggcCAGACCCAAACTGATAGGGTATGTTGGTTGCATTTCCTTTTTGCTGATCTCAAAAGCTTCTTGGTATGCTTGTTGTGACTGATCCACAATCCCTTTCTTGTCATCACCAGCAGCAACCTCAGCCAAGTAACGATAGTAGtctcctttcattttcaaatagaagACTTTGCTCTCTGCTTGTGAAGCATTGGGGATCAAAAACTTTTCCAAAAGAGACAGTACATCATTGCAGATCTCTCTGAGCTCGGTCTcaattttctctctgtattctcGAGCCATCTGCTGTTTTTTCTCAGCCCCTTCCGTCTTTTGCTCAATACTTGAGACGACCCTCCAAGATGACCTGCGGGCTCCTACAACATTTTTATAAGCAACTGAGAGAAGATTCCTCTCATTGGATAATTCAGCTCCTTGCTCAGTTACAGACTTCATGCAGGCTGCCATGTCATCATATCGCTCAGCCTGCTCGGCCAGCTTGGCCTTCTGCACCAGCTCATTTTTATCCATGACTGGATGTTCTGTGTCCAGAGTGGGTGGTGGCAGGCGGACGGACGGGGGCTCAGCAgtctcaagaaaaatatttttaatagaaattgaaagtaaaaaagaaatttttctgtttctgcattcaagaaaaagaaaagaaatgaaaaagagaaaaaagaaaaagaaaaaaatcttttgaaaatttgaaaaaggaaatacattgaagtagactaaaataaaatgatggaagtaaaatagaatttgaaaagaattacacaaaagtaaaaaatatagtaaaaaattaaaaaaatatatttttaataaaaattgaaaataaaaatgaattttttctctttctgtattcaagaaaaagaaaagtgaaaaagagaaaaaaaaaaagaaagaaaattgaatagatggacctgctaacagattgaaataggactgaaattacttcattttcccctagaagtcagtctatgtagtgctttctagtccataaactaagccggcagtgagacttgtgttcttgaagagcgaagttggcccagttgggtggggctcagtgtaatggctccattctccactacctggcgctgctagcctactggggtggagtggtGTTGCGCTTGTAGGTGCCTATGCGCATGcgcaggagtggtgaaaatggtgtcacccaggtactcagtctctagtatcagaactctgttctccccgatcagcaatcgcacacccgtcctatcttcagctttcgtccgctccccactttttcactgtccGTGGCCAAGCCCCAGGTAATACCTCTCTCCTGAGTCTTGTCTCAGAGTcttgttttccccagccccttacttctgaaggactgcggctttgacctgttctgcccctctgtgggagggtctcaccgagcaatgggcAAATGTTGGCTGCGCCGAGGAaagcttgctggaccctgctgctgccagtgcctcgagactgcggccaggtgccagcccaccccagaagaAGTTTGCGAGATAGTggagcagcagcttttcagggattatggaaaatcacaacacacatttgGCACCAGACTCCACCCTTAACGGCCTTGTTCCAGCGCCAGAGAATGTGGCTGTTCTCGGGTCTGCtcagaccaggtggcttcaatagtctctaccaaatgtccttccagcagtggaaccgttTTTCCCCATGTGGAtcaagaacctcctggaccccactctgctcctggggattcgcccttcccaccagagcaccgccaggtatcaagctgcggagttgcagactttgctcTCCCCTTCTTTacggtcttaatggaatttaaaccctctcctttctcctttctcctttctcctttctcctttctcctttctcctttctcctttctcctttctcctttctcctttctcctttctcctttctcctttctcctttctccttctttctcctttctcctttctccttctttctcctttctcctttctcctttctcctttctcctttctcctttctcctttctcccttctcccttctcccttctcccttctcccttctcccttctcccttctcccttctcccttctcccttctcccttctccattctcccttttccctttttagtttagtccctgtggctgtttccaattttccactttccctctagctgcttttggggagggctgcttttcccgtattctcccccctccccccaccgtctctgtcctctctccacccacaaaagCAACTCCCTGCCCGCtgtggcttctcgctccccaagttcacatctctgtgccatgtacctgctaaattctgtggttcaggttgtgcagattgttgtgttaatcctccaatcagttttctaggtgtgcaggatggtttagtgttggtctggctgtatttcatggacaggagacacacaaaaaacttccatcctgttcctccatcttggctcctcccctcagtttcattcatcatttttattctgtttcatttatttccattctgatttttatcatttcctttttctactAATTTTGGGCTTTGTTTTAGTTCCTTTAGAAGTCACATTAGatcatttatttgagatttttctagtattttgagTTAGGCCTGTATCACTgtgaacttctctcttagaactgcttttgctgcacaGATTTTGTAAAgtgttccattttcatttgtttcttctttgatttctatttGACCTACTGGTGGTTTTGTAGCATGTTCTTCATTTGCcgtatatttgtgtgttttcttactgtaattgatttctagtttcatagttttgtggtTGGAGAAAATGTgtcatattatttcattctttttgaatttacTGAGAATTGTTTTGTAGCCtaatgtgatctattttggagagtGTTCATGTATGTGCACCtgaagagaatgtgtattctgcagttTTTGGATGAGTATTCTGTATCTGTCTATTAAGTACATCTGATCTAACATGTCATTTAAGGCCagtatttccttattgattttctgtctagatgatctattcattgatgtaaaTGGAGTAGCAAAGTCCCTTACTATAATTGttttactgtcaatttctccctttatgtttgttaatatttgttttttatatgtaGGTGTTCTTGTgatgggtgcataaatatttatgagtatTGTATCGTCTTCTTGGATTGATCCCATTATCATTATGTaattcccttctttgtcttttgttacaattatggttttaaaatatattttttcttacatgagtactgctactccagctttcttttcattttatatgcatggaatataatattatttatattatatataataatacatttttccattccttcacatTCACtctgtgtctttagatctgaagtgaatgtcttataggcagcatacgtatgggttttgttttttaaatccattcagccaccctgtaccttttgattggagcatttcgttcattttcatttaaagtaattattgatagacatgtacttattgccattttaattattttctggttgtttgatagtttttctctgttcctttcttctcttggtctcttcctttatgatttgatggttttctgtagTGTTATGTTTGGGATcctttcacattattttttgtgtatctattgtaagttttttttcttgGGGTTACCATGAGGTTTATATACATtgacatacatatgtgtgtgtgtgtatatatatatgtgtgtgtatatatatatatatatatatatatgtgtgtgtgtgtgtgtgtgtatatatatatatacacatatatatatcatttatgttattgatatatacatatatatgtatatgtcaatCTATTTTAATCTAGATAGTTGCTTAAGTCTGAATGCATTCTAAAAGCATTACAATTTTACTTCTCCTTTAccacattttatgtttctgatgtcatatttgacatcttttttattttatgtatcccttACTACTTATTTTAGCTATAGTTACCTTTACTGTTTTTGTCTTTACCCTTCATACTAGCATCTTGAAGTGGCTGACCCACtgcctttattatatatttgcctATATGGTAAGaatttttcctcatatagatttcgtagactttttaaaaaatttctagctatgacattttctgtttctcttgcagaataccctttaacatttttttataaggCTGGCTTGGAGGTGATGACTCATTTAGTTCGCTTGTCTGGGAAAATCTTTCTTCTTgaattttgaatgatagccttactgggtagattttcttcattgaaagtttttctctttcagcactTTACCTAAATCCTGCTGCTTTTCTAgcctgaaaagtttctgctgaaatatcAGACAATTCTAAAGAATTTCCCATGTGACTATTTGATTAATATTCTTTGTTTATCTGTAGCCATTTTATGATTATGTCTTGGTTTAGAtctctgtgttcattttctttgggacTCTATGCTTCCTGACCTGgtatctatttccttccccaggttagggaattTTTCAGCAATGGTTTCTTTAGTAACTAttttgccctttctctcttttctttctctgggacCCTTACAAATGTGAATATAAGAAATTTCATTTTGTCCCAGAGGTCCCTTAAATTATCCTcacttttaaagcttttaaaacaattttattttagggagagagagagagcacataagttggggagaggggcagagggagagagagagagactctcaagagggctccatgctcagcagggagcctgacacagagctgaatctcatgaccctggggtcatgacctgatgctaaatcaagagccagacactcaactgaaagcgtcacccagacacccctatcctcatttttaaaacttattttgtttctctttgttgttCTGATTGGGTGATTTCTACTGTTCTAACAAGTTGCTggtccatttttttctgtatcatctgctattgattccctctggtgtatttttcatttcagttttgtatTCCTCAGCACTTGGTTGGttctttgttatatattttaattttttgtttggatTCTCACTCATGGTTCCACCATCCTTCTCCTGAGTTCAGTGGACATCTTTATTATCATTACgatgaactctttatcaggtaaattacttatccctttttcataagattttttttctggggttttatcttgttctttcatttagaacatattcctctgtcttctcattttgtttggctttctgtttgtttttatgaattaGGTAGAACAGCTACCTCTCCtggtcttgaaggagtggccttaTGTAGGAGCGTTTCCTGTGTAGACTGCATGTACCTGACTGGAGAGGGTGCAGACTGGGTGCGAGGGTCTTGGATCTTGCTGTATGGGGGCTACCTTGACAAGACAACTGGAGCTAGAGAAGACATGATCCAGATGTCCCTTGGTGCGCCATGCTAGGGCTTCCTTGTCAGGGTACTGGAGCAGATGCAGGCTAGGAAGATCCTGGGGTGTACCATGCTGGGACTGCCTTAGAAGACAGCTAGACCTGGAGTGGGCATGGAATAATGGGGTCCCTGGGCATGCTACACTGAGGCTGCCTTGGTAGAGTCGCTGGAACTGGAGCAAGCATGGGGCAAGGGATCTGAGTGTGCCACACTGGAGTTTTCTTTGCATGGCATCTGGATGAGGCACAGGCCAGTGAAGTCCCAGGATGCATTGCATTAGTCCTGCCTTGGGATGACTTGTTTGGGTGCATGCAGGCTGAGCATCAATTTTGGATTGAAGACTCCCAGTTTATGATATGTTCTTTTGTGCATAGTAACTTACTAAACGCTATTTCACTGTCATggttttaatctttattgtttttgaatttttgacaACACACACCTGTGTCCTCTTTATATCCAGCTGCCCATACTTGCCACTTCTGCTAGGGCAGTCAtacatgaatttctttttcacaggAGACAATTCCAACTTACAGACATCTAGAGGAGTCAGTCTATAAGTTGGACTAAGCCATTGCAATTGTTTCTCTAAAGTTTCAactaagagacaaagaaaaggtaGTTAGTAAATTTCCTGAGCTGAAAGAACAATTGCAGTCAAGTCAATCCCATGTGAACTATGAAAGAGCAGGAAATGTGCAAGTGGATGACTTGGGCCTGCAGAGAGGGGAGCCTAGCAAACAGGGAGGTGGGGCAAGACCTGGTCAGTAACAAGTGTAAGAGATGGAAAGTGATACCCCTGAGTGAGTCCCTAACTTTCTTATTCCCAACTTCAGATTCCATGAAGCCTCACTATgcttacattcaaaataatactGTCAGTCTTTTTAGTAACCACATCCCATGACTTTGCTTTTGCAAGTTGGAGTATTCTTAACAGTCTGATCACACACCTAGAAAAGGTCACAGCAAACTAAGGGAACACACTCATATGGGGGGGATAGGACAGTGGCCTACTTCTTCAGACATCTGTGCTTTAAAAGGAACGTGCTTAAATGGGGACACTAGCTTCTAATCCTCTTGTTTTACCTTTACGGGATGAAACTTCTACCCTATGAATGAACTGGGATAAAGGAAATTGAgacttaagtatttctttttctttctgtacctgTGGCAAAAATTCTATCTTAGGAATGGTGGAAAGGTGGATAAAAGAGCCCCTGACTTCTCTGCCACACTTGCCAGGAACTTAGCCTGAAACATGTAGCTGGAGGGACACTGGTGAGAAATTCTAATGGCTGCCTCCTACAATAAAACACTGCATCCCTTGAGTGCGAGCTGAAGGATGACAGTCCTACCTTCTTGTCTACCCATTCAGAGTGGAGCTTCTGTCCTGAGTTGaatggggagagggagtgggCTATGGCTTATATGTCACAGGATCTAGCTTTTCTTAGCAAGATTTAATAGATtttcatgaataaatgtttttagtcTATGATCTTTATGGACAACTTATTTGtcttaattagaaaaatttaaagagattttttatgtttttattgaagtataactaacatacagtgttatattagtatgtacaatataatgatccAAAAATTGTacacattgctcagtgctcattcACTA
This genomic interval carries:
- the LOC102960626 gene encoding 14-3-3 protein zeta/delta-like produces the protein MDKNELVQKAKLAEQAERYDDMAACMKSVTEQGAELSNERNLLSVAYKNVVGARRSSWRVVSSIEQKTEGAEKKQQMAREYREKIETELREICNDVLSLLEKFLIPNASQAESKVFYLKMKGDYYRYLAEVAAGDDKKGIVDQSQQAYQEAFEISKKEMQPTYPISLGLALNFSVFYYEILNSPEKACSLAKTAFDEAIAELDTLSEESYKDSTLVMQLLRDNLTLWTSDTQGDEAEAEGGEN